CCCGATACTACCGAGGCAGCATCAGCAGCTAACGTTCTTGAATTAAAGCGGAAAAACGATGATAGAGCTGCAGCAAACGTTGAGGGGGCCACTCTGGGGGGGTGGACAGCTCAAAAGAAATAACgcatacacagtaaaacagttaattccaaatgttatctgttaagttaaattaacactgttaagagttcaagctggacattttactgcgtacCCTTGACGGCGCAGTGTCTGGTGTTGTGTCTTCTAACTCTGCGAGCATTTTTGATCAtagcaaaaatgtaaatattaaataccaTAGCCTACTAAACAGTCCGCACCATGCATTGGGATTGTGGCAGAAGGCTAACTTGGTATCTTATTGATTCATGTACCCAGAGAGATGTAGGCAAGGTTGCCAGATGCAGGAATTCCCCCGAAAAAACCTCAAGGTATCCCCATTATCACTCCACTCCCATTTAAATTTCTCACAGTTTGTTCTCTACGTCTCGTTTTAAAATCTGTCATATGTCATTgatttctatacattttttactgtaaaatcttccaaataattatttttaaatccctAGATTTAGGGGGATTTCCCCTGTTTGGCAACCCTGGACGTAGGCCTACTTTCTCTGACACAGCTTCCTCATTCCTCGAATTACCACACTACATGACGTTTAACAAGAGCCAATGGAAAACTAGAGTTTCACAGAGCGCCCTGCTATTGGTCGATGAATGCATAAGGGTTTGTTTATTTGGAAAGGGGCGGTGTTACGTGAAAAGGCGTGTATAAATACAATCGTACCATCGTGTTCAGTCATTCGCTTAGTGTTTATTCATAGATTGTCGTATCTAAGAAAGAAGCTACATCTCGCGAACTGACACATACTTGTGCGCTCCCACCACCTTCGTTGGTATTTTTCCTCGAGAATTTAACAactgtttatttgtgtgaaGATTCAAAATGAAGGCGATCAGTCCCGTGAGATCCGTAAGGAGCTGCTACGAAGCTGTGTGTTGTATTTCGGAACAAAGCCTCGCCATCTCCCGGAATAAGGGACCAGTGGAAGAGCCGATGGGCGCTCTGTGCGACATGAACGACTGCTACTCGAAGCTAAAGGAGCTCGTGCCGAGCATCCCACAGAACAAATCCGTCAGCCAAGTGGAAATCCTGCAACACGTCATCGATTACATATTCGACCTGCAGATAGCACTGGAGAGCGAGTCGGTCGACAAAACGACGCCAGATGTGGTCCTGTCATTGAAGGTGAGCGCGAGTgtccccgaccccccccccccccccccgcttccccaTCGGAGCTGGCGCGAGCTCCACATGTACTCCGATAGCGTGTCAGCCGTTCTGTAGCGCAGGGTGTTGGTGAGGTTCACCCTAGCCATCCGGAATGGGCGTGAAAGGCGTGGGTTTCATGGAAATTGATGCAGCAGCATCTTGCCAGTGTGTTGCCAGGCTCTTGAAACATTTACAGTTGGCAGTGGTGCTGGCGCTTCCTTGTGCACCGTTGCTTTTTGCAGTTGAAGTATAAGCTGCTGGTTACATTTTAGCAGCCCATTCACGAGTCTTGTGGATTTGTGCACGCATGCCTCACGCTGTGCATTCGCGAAGCAGGAGATGCTCTCCCGCATATGCCGCTGCACCGTGGGCGTGCATAGTTCTACATGCGGTGGAACTTCTGTCACCACTAAACGTGAACcttctcattttaattacaggCATCCGACATTACCTGTAATTTCGCAGAGGACGGAGGGCTGTGTCACTAGCAGAAGAGCTTTACTTCACTAAATggtgagttttgttttttgttttgtttgttgctgttttaagTACTGTCAACAAAATATGTTACATCCCCGCGCCAGAGAGATCTGCAAATGTTGAATTATGATGCCACGTGGCTGTTGGAAGATTTTCGTGTGATATAACCAGAGGAACAGATGCTACCTGATGACTAATCGATGCCTGTAACTCCAGCGTGTATTTTTCGCAGAAATgttaattggttaaaaaaaaaagtactattCGTCCCGAGCGCGCGCTGCATTTCAGTGAGCTGAGCGGAGTTCAGCGTCCTTTCCTCAACTCTGTATTCTCTCGTGCAGAGAGCGtctaaattacttttttaaaaaacaagcaaCCCCTctcaaagttttaaaaacgTACGGTCTTAAATTTAAGCCCATTCATTTTGGTCCTCACGGGTGGCTGCCAATTAGTAAATCctgtgcttttttccttttttttcgtTATCAGTTGGAGGTTAACGAAAGTTCCCCTCGCGGCGCCAGGCGCCAGGCTGTCTGCGTGTCTGCCCTCCAGCCGCCTttaaggagagagtgagagctaaaaactgactttttccccccccccttgttccccccccctcccgtcctTCCTATTCTCTCTGCAGGTGCGGGAACACATGGCTCCACTTCACTTTGGGTAAagaccaggaggaggaggaggaggaggaggaggaggaggaggaggggggtggctatttgggaaaaaaagggagGTGGGGTTGAAGATACAAGATTAGCGGTTAGCCTCCCTCCGTTTCCCACAGCCTGTCAGTCTCTGGGCACCAGACGTTTCAGCACCAAAGTACAGAAGAATTTTCAAGGACTAATGAAGCCCCTTCCCCCTCTTCTGTTGTAATAcatcaagttttaaaaaaaaaaagcatttcttgGAGGGTTACCCCAAATCTTTTGGACTTTTAGTAATGCGTGTTTTCTGTCGCACCCCAAAtttccttcctcccccccccccccacccttcggcacctacaaaaaaagaactttcCAGTTTTGTCTTCACATCGCTGTCTCTCAAGgcttacatttttgtttcatttttttttttcacacgcTTAGGAATTCAGTTCACCCTGGTCAAAGCGATTCTGTACATATATGGGTTTGGGGGCTGGGTGGGATTGGgtgtggggaggaggtgggggggggggtgttattggGGGAGGATTATAATTTGAACTCTATTACAGAGTTAATAGTGTGCGTTTGTGGGGATCGTGTATTTCCACGGACGGATGTTGAAATGCCAAGTTTTATAAACTTTTTATAAAAGTATGCTTTACATGTACCTTTTTACAAcatgataataatattaataaaatgttcgAATGGAGCAGTGGTGACTGGTAATTTTAAGGTAGCGTTTCAGGTTTTTTAGGCTTGTTTCATTCACTCTCGGGCCTTCTCACTCCCGTTCCGTCTCCTTTTTTTTTCGGGAATTCTGAGAACAAACATGCTTTGCACTTTGGACGTGCGTGCCTGTTATTCGGATTTctgaaagcgtgtgtgtgtgtgtgtgtgtgtgtgtagtgaaacAGAAACTGAACTCGGCAGGATTTCATCAccccattttaaaagaaacaaatccaaaaggGAGCGCTGgctcaccccccacccgcctgcCCCCCCAGGTTACACACCTGTGTAGACCTGTGTGGATTACACACAGGTGTTCCTCCAAAGAGCAGGGTGGAACTGCCCACGGGGTGGGGCTGACCTGTTGAGAGTCTTACCTGGTTACAGGTAGGTGAGAGaaaccagcacccccccccccccccccatcaccttCCCAGCGCTACTCTGAGCTCTGGGTTTGGGTTGCCTCCTACGGCTCTTCCAACCCTGCagaataagggggggggggggcggcaagATTGCCATGGCAGTGGCATTTTCTGTTCTGTGGTCTCATTTAAATCCCTCAGAACAAGGCAGGAGGACTTAACTTGTAATGTTTTTTCCACATAGCGCTAGTCCTTAACTCTTCAgcattctaatggtgatgtaacaatcactactggtaatcaACAGCAAAGAAGTTagaattttataataaaatttttatgaaaaacCCTCATTAGGGGATAGGGTCCATTCTCTAATCCCAAGACCAGCCAGACTTACGTAATGAAAGGACATATTCTACATCTTGAGTTTCTGAAtacattgtttgttttaaaaaaaaattttttttattattcttgtatCGGTCACTCGGTCTGTAGTATTATGGGATGCAGGGGGGGATCCGGAAGTAAAAGACAGACGGTGCAGAAGAGGGGCACGGATCCATTTGGCCCCGGCGTAGGAGGAGCCTGGTCCGTTTTCCGAGACCCTGCGACTCTCCTGGCGGTTCCGGAGTtgagttttaaatgtaaaatgttttttttttaaagatacacTTTCTGGCGGTTCCGGGGTTTGGCAGGGCGTTCGCTGGAGGTCTCAGGCGCTCGAAAGCTTTTCCGCGGGTTCTCACGGTAACGGAGCCCCTGCTGctttctctccaaaaaggaTTTTAGTAATAGTTTTTGGAAACTCAGACGGCCGGCTCTCTCTTAGAGGGACCTCAGGGCCATGCCACCTAACCGTGCGGGCAATGCCAGGGGTGTGCCATCTAACCGTGTGGGTAATGCCAGGGGTGTGCCAGCTTACTGTGTGGGCAATGCCAGGGTCATGCCACCTAACCGTGCGGGCAATGCCAGGGGTGTGACACCTAACCGTGCGGGCAATGCCAGGGCCATGCCACCCAACCATGCGGGCAATGCCAGGGGTGTGCCACCTAACCATGCAGGCAATGCCAGGGGCGTGCCACCTAACCATGTGGGCAATGCCAGGGCCGTGCCACCTAACCGTGTGGGCAATGCCAGGGGTGTGCCAGCTTACTGTGTGGGCAATGCCAGGGGCGTGCCAGCTTACCGTGCGGGCAATGCCAGGGGCGTGCCAGCTTACTGTGTGGGCAATGCCAGGGGCGTGCCAGCTTACTGTGTGGGCAATGCCAGGGGCGTGCCAGCTAACCGTACGGGCAATGCCAGGGCCATTCCACCTAACCGTGCGGGTAATGCCAGGGCCATGCCACCGAACCATGTGGGTAATGCCAGGGCCATGCCACCTAACCGTGTGGGTAATGCCAGGGGTGTGCCAGCTTACCGTGCGGGCAATGCCAGGAGCGTGCAGGCTTAAGACACTGCTCAGATTCACAGAGGGCAACTGACAGAAGTGTGACTTTTAATGCATGTCTACTCTCTATAAATTCGCCTGAGCGACGTTGAACTGTCGGTTTGAAGCGCCACCATCACCTTAGATTCGTCTAAGGTCACACTGCAGTGACGTGATTGgtttgggaaaaaaattctTTAAAGTGAGTGGGATTTACCACTCCGAACTGCACTGCTTTTGCCAGTCATACAGCACAGATTATGAGCCGGGTACATGGTAATACTACTATTACTAACTGCTACTATATTACTGCTGCTATTACTACTTCTGCTAGTACTACAACAaactactattattactactactgccatcacaactactgctgctactattactactaccacTGTGACTATTACTACTACCGCTATTCCGTGTCCTGTAATAGATTttgtggcctgtccagggtatattcctgcctctcgcccagtgcatgctgggataggctccagaacgccttgtgaccctgaccaggataaccAGGTCTAGATAAATGGAGGAAGGATGGATACTGCTATTTCCACGATCAGCACTATTAGTTCTACTGTTATTACAACCACGATTAGGACTACTTACACTTACTACTAAAACTAATATGATGACAACTACtactaaataacaaaaataattacaaaaataatctatttatatagcgcctttcaatCTTGACGGGGGAGCACGCCTAATCTTCCTCTAacgtcattacattacattgatttggcagacgcttttatccaaagcgatgtacaagaagtgcattttcatgatcgtagacaactgctgaacacgggttcaataaggtacagttacttattttgtacagctggtCGACATAGTTACCTAAATTAGTGCAACTGCACTGTCCCCGGCCTGGATGTGTTCTTGGCCACAGCTAGGTCACCATTGCTTACGTGAGCGACTCGCATCGATGCACCTGTTTTCCTTTCACGTTTGCAAGTGGTTCTGGGTAAGCGTGACAACTAAACGTAATGTAATCCTGTTTTGGGTTCACCCAGCAGCAGACACAGGTcaagtggagggggggggggggcgggggcagacAAAATTAGTCTAGGCACTTCCAGTATAGCTGTGTGTCCCTCTCATTTTCACCAGGGAAGAACAAAGGCAAGAGATGGTGCTCTTTCCCAGACCTGAAAACAAAGGTCCCTGTCCCGCCCACGTGTACATATCAGGAGCACGGAGACCTGTAAAACAAGGCACCCAAAACCCGAAATGTGACCCATGGCCAGCACTGGCCCACTGAAGACCATCCTGTGTGAGCTAAAATCATAGAATTTAAATAGAATTTAACTTCTCCTTTCCGTTTCTTGGAAGCGTGATGGCTATGTGACAGTTTCCCATTTCTTTACACAgttctttgcatttttattgaacTACGCAAGGTCTTTTGAGCTGCAGGGTTTGAGTAGTAGAGAGCAGACAAGGCAGTGCTCCATAGTACGATCTGCTTCTCCACATTCACAGGTGGTTGGGTCAGTCTTGTAGCCCCACTTGACCAAAGCAGCTTTGGATTGTCCCATTCTCGTTCTCAGGCGGTTGAGTGTCTTCCACTGAACCCATGGTGCTTCTGAGCCAGGAGGGAGGTCTTCAGCTAGGGGGATTCCCATGTCAATTGGAGGGGGGTCATTCTCAAGCTTTTCCATCCAGAGCTGGAGTCTGGTTTCTTCACGGGATGTAGTTAGGAGCTCGACATGGCTGAGGAAGCTTCTTCTTGACTTCAGTCGTCGGGCCGGGGGTTGACGTCCATGGAGGAGGTGGCGTCCATCACTAATAGCCTTTGTCATCTCGACTCGACTGGCAGCTTCCCGTCTGATATCAGCTGGGACAATGCCAGCGAGGAGGTGCAGGTTGTTTGTGTTGGTGGGTCTCAAGCCACCAGTGACCAGGCGGCGGGTGTTGTTCAACGCCGGGCCAGGTTTCTTGGCGTGGGTTGATCTCTCCCAAACAGGACATGCGTACTCCGCAGAGGAATAGGAGAGAGTGCGGTCCAGGGTTACTCCGAGGTAGACAGGGTGGGTGCAGTGCTCAAGTGGCGTTCCAGACCATCTGATGTTAAGAAGAGGTCGGTTGGCTTCGCGGTTCCTGAGATGGAGCGAGCAGACTCGAGTCTTCGCAGGGCTGGCGTGTAGGTGGTTGCGCTCGTAGTACAGGAGCAGCTCATCTAGGGCTGAGGTGAGGTTTGCTTCTACCGCTTCAAACGTACTCTCTTGGGATGTTACACAGAGGTCGTCGGCGTAAATGAACCGCTCAGCATTCTGGTCCACTGGCTGACCATTGGCGTAGATGTTACATCGTAGTGGAGCCAACCTTGGGGTAAGCCATTCCGTTGCGTCGCCAGCGACTTTGCTTGTTATTCAAGATAACAGAGAAGCGCCTATCTTTCAGGAGGGCTCCAATGAGGTCTTTAAGCACCAGGTCTTTCGTCAACTGCAAGATATTTTTCAGGAGGAGGCGGTGGTTCACAGTGTCACACGCGGCAGACAGATCAACGAAGACGACTCCTGTCATCAGTCGTTTCTGAAACCCATCCTCAATGTGCTGAGTGAGAATTTAATTA
This window of the Anguilla anguilla isolate fAngAng1 chromosome 1, fAngAng1.pri, whole genome shotgun sequence genome carries:
- the id3 gene encoding DNA-binding protein inhibitor ID-3; this encodes MKAISPVRSVRSCYEAVCCISEQSLAISRNKGPVEEPMGALCDMNDCYSKLKELVPSIPQNKSVSQVEILQHVIDYIFDLQIALESESVDKTTPDVVLSLKASDITCNFAEDGGLCH